One window of Marinobacterium aestuarii genomic DNA carries:
- a CDS encoding LysE family translocator produces MSDLVELLPAIVALTLLSVSPGLDTLLTVRNAARGGVADGVVTSFGICSGLFVHAVLSALGISVLLMQSAVLFGALKMAGAAYLTWLGWGSLRQALRGRGQQAAADSVQAVTQQQVSFWRCGREGLLSNLLNPKTIIFYMAFLPQFIDPAGAVLPQALLLAAIHFVIAMSWQSLLALLTCRVRGWVRLPMLRRLCHGVTGLVMVALGVRLALAKI; encoded by the coding sequence GTGTCTGATCTGGTCGAACTGTTACCTGCCATAGTGGCATTGACGCTGTTGTCGGTATCCCCAGGGCTGGATACGCTGCTTACGGTGCGCAATGCGGCGCGTGGCGGGGTGGCCGATGGTGTGGTGACCAGCTTTGGTATCTGTAGCGGGCTCTTTGTGCATGCGGTGCTGTCGGCACTGGGCATATCGGTATTGCTGATGCAGTCTGCCGTGCTCTTCGGTGCGCTCAAGATGGCGGGCGCAGCCTACCTGACCTGGCTGGGGTGGGGCAGCCTGCGCCAGGCACTGCGTGGCCGTGGGCAGCAGGCCGCAGCAGACTCGGTGCAGGCGGTAACGCAACAGCAGGTCTCCTTCTGGCGCTGCGGGCGCGAGGGCCTGTTATCGAATTTGCTCAACCCCAAAACCATCATCTTTTATATGGCGTTTTTGCCCCAGTTTATTGATCCGGCCGGTGCTGTGCTGCCCCAGGCCTTGTTGCTGGCGGCGATACACTTTGTTATTGCCATGAGCTGGCAATCGCTGCTGGCGCTGCTGACCTGCCGTGTGCGGGGCTGGGTGCGTTTGCCCATGTTGCGCAGGCTTTGTCATGGCGTTACAGGTCTGGTGATGGTGGCGCTGGGCGTGCGGCTGGCGTTGGCCAAAATTTAA
- a CDS encoding LysE family translocator, whose translation MTWMSWLSLCAICLAGAVSPGPSLAVVLSHTLGGGGRHGMMTGVCHALGVALWALVTVAGLSVLILESQALYRVITLAGAGYLVWLGVKALRSAGGGALQAEAGKPASLMRAGIDGFMISVLNPKLAVFFLALFSQFVSPGMSLAGQALMIGTAAVIDGLWYCLVALFLSRTGVLAWLAQRSRAIDRTIGVILLLLALRVLQLQA comes from the coding sequence ATGACATGGATGAGCTGGTTGTCACTCTGTGCGATTTGCCTGGCGGGTGCCGTATCCCCGGGCCCGAGCCTTGCGGTCGTGCTGAGTCATACCCTGGGTGGTGGCGGTCGCCACGGCATGATGACGGGCGTCTGTCACGCGCTCGGTGTTGCGCTCTGGGCGCTGGTGACGGTCGCCGGCCTGTCTGTGCTGATTCTTGAATCCCAGGCGTTATATAGAGTCATTACGCTGGCGGGCGCGGGTTATCTTGTTTGGCTTGGGGTCAAGGCGCTGCGCAGTGCCGGTGGCGGGGCGCTACAGGCCGAGGCGGGCAAGCCTGCAAGCCTAATGCGCGCCGGCATCGATGGCTTCATGATCTCGGTGCTCAACCCCAAGCTGGCTGTGTTCTTCCTGGCACTGTTCTCCCAGTTTGTCTCCCCTGGGATGTCGTTGGCAGGCCAGGCGCTGATGATCGGTACGGCGGCGGTCATCGATGGCCTCTGGTATTGCCTGGTGGCGCTGTTTCTGTCCCGTACCGGGGTGCTCGCCTGGCTGGCCCAGCGCAGCCGCGCCATCGATCGAACCATCGGGGTTATTCTGCTATTGCTGGCGCTGCGCGTGCTGCAGTTGCAGGCGTAG
- a CDS encoding site-specific integrase, with protein sequence MARPSAYLQTSKHSVFYFRIRVPDTVRQLIPQTYLRRSLQTKCRRQAIVRSALILDQVQSLFSQAEGGKGVDVSVLSWKRSERPLNQSQTPVQAAPAVPEKSSPKLSTVLQQYLKAQRLDGVGEKTLGDKKSIVELLIRIVGDLPIHRYQRQQAQKFKETALQLPPRVNQKGKVPLEQLIADAETTISTTTFNNYVKYLTAFFGYAVQEEYCEKNPFDGMKVKQRVKASEGRCRFTEDDLKRLFAADVYARRDGDKPYQYWLPLLGLYTGARMNELCQLYLDDVVTINGIDCIYFREGRDDQKLKTPTSERVVPIHSKLKEAGFLQYVEQRRELGEDGMLFDLVRHKRHGYAATPSKWFARYRDKLGFKGGDEKKDFHSFRHTVADHLKQLGVAESLIGGILGHQTGGITFSRYGKDFKPEVLVSVVELITF encoded by the coding sequence ATGGCCCGGCCTTCAGCATACCTTCAGACCTCAAAACACTCCGTTTTTTACTTCCGTATTCGTGTCCCCGACACTGTCCGTCAGCTAATTCCCCAAACCTATCTCCGTCGTTCCCTGCAGACTAAATGCCGACGTCAGGCTATCGTCCGAAGCGCTCTGATATTAGATCAGGTGCAGTCTCTGTTCTCTCAAGCCGAGGGCGGGAAGGGTGTCGATGTGTCGGTACTGTCGTGGAAACGCTCTGAGCGGCCCTTAAATCAGTCTCAGACTCCGGTGCAGGCCGCGCCAGCTGTGCCCGAGAAGTCTAGCCCCAAGCTCTCTACAGTCCTGCAGCAGTACCTCAAGGCCCAACGTTTGGACGGCGTTGGTGAGAAGACGCTGGGTGATAAGAAGTCCATCGTCGAGTTGCTGATACGGATCGTCGGTGATTTGCCTATTCATCGATACCAGCGCCAGCAGGCTCAGAAGTTCAAGGAAACGGCATTGCAGTTGCCGCCCAGAGTGAACCAGAAGGGCAAGGTGCCACTGGAGCAGCTAATTGCCGACGCCGAGACGACTATTAGTACTACGACCTTCAACAACTATGTGAAGTACCTGACCGCTTTCTTCGGCTATGCGGTGCAGGAGGAGTACTGCGAGAAGAACCCGTTCGACGGCATGAAGGTCAAGCAGCGTGTGAAGGCGAGCGAAGGGCGCTGTCGTTTTACTGAGGATGACCTGAAGCGGCTGTTTGCGGCTGATGTCTATGCCCGGCGTGACGGTGACAAGCCGTATCAGTACTGGCTCCCGCTGCTGGGACTCTATACCGGTGCGAGGATGAATGAACTGTGCCAGCTGTACCTTGATGATGTGGTCACTATCAATGGTATCGACTGCATTTACTTCAGGGAGGGCAGGGATGACCAGAAGCTCAAGACGCCGACATCAGAGCGAGTGGTGCCGATTCATTCCAAGCTCAAGGAAGCCGGGTTCCTTCAGTACGTTGAGCAGCGCCGGGAGCTGGGAGAAGACGGTATGCTGTTTGATCTGGTCAGGCACAAACGGCACGGCTATGCCGCTACGCCTTCGAAGTGGTTTGCGCGGTATCGGGACAAGCTGGGCTTCAAGGGCGGCGACGAGAAGAAGGACTTCCACAGCTTCCGGCATACGGTTGCGGATCACCTGAAGCAGCTTGGCGTGGCTGAGAGCTTGATCGGTGGGATACTCGGACACCAGACTGGAGGCATTACCTTCAGCCGCTACGGGAAGGACTTCAAGCCGGAGGTGCTGGTGTCGGTTGTCGAGTTGATTACCTTTTAG
- a CDS encoding cytochrome b, which produces MAVKFKLKNDDETYGWPLISLHWLMAVAVFGLYFLGLYIIDLGYYDPNYKTLPHWHRSLGMLLLLALGLRVLCRCVDRAPSALPGHGKATRLLTKSAHSLLYLLMITALISGYVMSTAGGHEIAVFNWFSVPPLPIELHHQADKAGIIHYWSSTALIALSSVHALAALKHHFVDKDSTLTRILGITRENP; this is translated from the coding sequence ATGGCAGTGAAGTTCAAACTCAAAAATGACGATGAAACCTATGGCTGGCCGCTCATCAGTCTGCACTGGCTCATGGCTGTCGCGGTGTTCGGGCTTTACTTCCTTGGCCTCTATATTATCGACCTGGGCTACTACGACCCCAACTACAAGACACTGCCCCACTGGCACCGCAGCCTGGGCATGTTGCTGCTGCTCGCGCTGGGGCTGCGTGTGCTCTGTCGCTGCGTGGATCGCGCGCCCAGCGCCCTGCCCGGCCACGGAAAGGCCACTCGCCTGCTGACCAAAAGCGCCCATTCCCTGCTCTATCTGCTGATGATCACAGCGCTGATCTCCGGCTATGTCATGTCAACCGCAGGAGGCCATGAAATCGCTGTATTCAACTGGTTTTCGGTGCCGCCGCTACCGATCGAGCTGCATCATCAGGCCGACAAGGCCGGCATTATCCACTACTGGAGCTCCACTGCCCTGATTGCACTTTCTAGCGTGCATGCCCTGGCGGCGCTGAAACATCACTTTGTCGACAAAGACTCAACCCTGACACGCATTCTAGGAATTACCCGGGAGAACCCATGA
- the paaX gene encoding phenylacetic acid degradation operon negative regulatory protein PaaX: MSNSSHLAELVQQFCTQRPIRAGSLIITIFGDAIVPRGGTVWLGSLIKVLESFGLNQRLVRTSVFRLSKEEPWLSAQQLGRRSYYSLTAQGRRRFDKAFKRIYLPVLPEWDGSWCLAVLSQVPVDIRQQVRDELSWMGFGSFSPILMAMPHCDMQEVRNTLQELGALDDCILFETREGDAFSSQALREQSRECWNLDQVSDSYKHFLERFRPVWQEMKAQDSLDPGECFLARTLLIHEYRKVLLRDPQLPAELLPQDWSGVAARQLCRNLYSLVCAASEEYIAKMFETADGPLPEPMPAFYKRFGGVKA; encoded by the coding sequence ATGAGCAATTCCAGTCATTTAGCCGAGCTTGTCCAGCAGTTCTGCACCCAGCGCCCGATTCGGGCAGGGTCACTGATCATCACCATCTTTGGTGATGCCATAGTGCCGCGCGGCGGTACTGTCTGGTTGGGCAGCTTGATCAAGGTGCTGGAATCCTTTGGCTTGAATCAGCGGCTGGTGCGTACCTCGGTGTTTCGCCTTAGCAAGGAAGAGCCCTGGCTGTCGGCACAGCAGCTGGGGCGGCGCAGCTATTACAGTCTCACGGCCCAGGGGCGGCGGCGTTTCGACAAGGCTTTCAAGCGTATCTATCTGCCGGTGCTGCCGGAGTGGGATGGGTCCTGGTGCCTGGCGGTATTGTCCCAGGTGCCCGTGGACATTCGCCAGCAGGTGCGCGATGAGCTGAGCTGGATGGGTTTTGGCTCCTTCTCGCCGATTCTTATGGCCATGCCCCACTGCGACATGCAGGAAGTACGCAACACCCTGCAGGAGCTGGGGGCGCTGGATGACTGCATTCTGTTTGAAACCCGTGAAGGCGACGCCTTTTCGTCCCAGGCGCTGCGTGAACAGTCCCGCGAGTGCTGGAACCTGGATCAGGTGTCGGACAGCTATAAGCACTTTCTGGAACGCTTTCGCCCGGTGTGGCAGGAGATGAAGGCGCAGGACAGTCTCGATCCTGGTGAATGCTTCCTTGCCCGCACCCTGCTGATTCATGAGTACCGCAAGGTCCTGCTGCGCGACCCGCAACTGCCGGCTGAGCTCTTGCCCCAAGACTGGAGCGGCGTGGCGGCCCGCCAGCTGTGCCGCAACCTCTATAGTCTGGTGTGCGCCGCGTCCGAGGAGTATATCGCCAAGATGTTCGAAACCGCCGATGGCCCACTGCCTGAACCCATGCCTGCGTTTTACAAGCGTTTCGGTGGCGTAAAAGCCTGA
- a CDS encoding class I SAM-dependent methyltransferase yields the protein MAQNIYDRSEFFDGYSQLPRSVHGLDGAPEWAAIRAMLPGLDGKRVVDLGCGFGWFARWAREQGAVHVLGLDLSEKMLERAKSATNDENIDYKISDLEQLALPEGAFDFAYSSLAFHYIDDFGKLVATIYRALTPGARFVFTIEHPIYMAPVMPAWSRDGDGRRIWPLESYSVEGPRKTDWFAKGVIKHHRTIGTTLNTLINLGFSIRHVQEWAPTGEQVTENPGLLEELDRPMMLLISVQK from the coding sequence ATGGCACAAAATATTTACGACAGAAGCGAATTTTTTGACGGTTATAGCCAGCTACCTCGGTCTGTACATGGGCTTGATGGTGCGCCGGAATGGGCCGCCATTCGCGCAATGCTGCCAGGTCTGGACGGCAAGCGAGTTGTGGATCTTGGCTGTGGCTTTGGCTGGTTTGCGCGATGGGCCCGAGAGCAGGGGGCTGTCCATGTGCTCGGTTTGGACCTTTCCGAAAAAATGCTAGAGCGTGCCAAGTCCGCGACGAATGATGAAAATATTGACTACAAGATCTCCGATCTGGAGCAGCTTGCTCTTCCAGAGGGGGCATTTGACTTTGCGTACAGCTCACTCGCGTTCCACTATATCGACGACTTCGGCAAACTGGTGGCAACGATCTATCGTGCTCTGACTCCCGGGGCACGGTTTGTTTTTACTATCGAGCACCCAATCTATATGGCGCCCGTAATGCCGGCGTGGTCCAGGGACGGCGACGGTAGAAGAATCTGGCCCCTGGAAAGCTATTCGGTGGAGGGGCCGCGGAAAACGGACTGGTTCGCCAAAGGGGTTATCAAGCATCACCGAACTATCGGGACGACGCTCAATACATTGATCAACCTCGGCTTCAGCATCCGCCATGTACAGGAATGGGCGCCTACCGGGGAACAGGTAACTGAAAATCCAGGCCTGTTGGAAGAACTGGATCGGCCGATGATGTTGCTGATCTCGGTGCAAAAATGA
- a CDS encoding YceI family protein, whose amino-acid sequence MKTNLIKSLALGGLLAAGPLYAAEYAIDTEGAHASVNFRANHLGFSWVTGRLEKFDGSFNYDAADPNSASVSITIEAASVNTNQAERDKHLRSDEFLDAATYPEITFVSTSYKTNGDGSGVLKGDLSLHGVTKPVTINVTRVGEGDDPWGGYRAGFQGTAELKLKEFGINYNLGPAAETIYLDLNIEGVRK is encoded by the coding sequence ATGAAAACGAACCTGATCAAAAGCCTGGCACTGGGCGGACTACTGGCCGCAGGGCCGCTGTATGCCGCTGAATACGCCATCGATACCGAAGGCGCCCACGCATCCGTCAACTTTCGCGCCAACCACCTGGGCTTCAGCTGGGTCACAGGCCGGCTGGAAAAGTTCGATGGCAGCTTTAACTACGATGCCGCAGACCCGAACAGCGCCAGCGTCTCCATCACCATCGAGGCCGCCAGCGTCAACACCAACCAGGCCGAGCGTGACAAGCACCTGCGCAGCGACGAATTTCTGGACGCAGCAACCTACCCGGAAATCACCTTTGTAAGCACGTCCTACAAGACCAACGGCGACGGCAGCGGCGTACTCAAGGGTGACCTGAGCCTGCACGGCGTCACCAAGCCCGTCACCATCAATGTCACCCGCGTCGGCGAAGGCGATGATCCCTGGGGCGGTTATCGCGCAGGCTTTCAGGGCACCGCCGAGCTGAAGCTAAAAGAATTCGGCATCAACTACAACCTGGGCCCCGCCGCCGAAACTATTTACCTGGATCTGAATATAGAGGGCGTACGCAAGTAA
- a CDS encoding TIGR00730 family Rossman fold protein, which yields MRIAVFCGSADGRPGSRYKDAAFELGQVLARRGIEVVYGGARVGLMGAVASGALSEGGKVIGVLPKGLADRELAHPELTELRLVETMHQRKALMSDLADAFIALPGGVGTFEEIFEIWCWAQLGIHHKPFGLLSIDGYYDKLVEFIHQSSDEGFVRPEYVDMLMVEREAEQLLTAFEFYQPPADKWG from the coding sequence ATGCGAATAGCGGTATTTTGTGGCTCGGCGGATGGGCGTCCCGGCAGTCGGTACAAGGATGCGGCCTTTGAGCTGGGTCAGGTATTGGCGAGGCGCGGTATTGAGGTGGTGTATGGCGGTGCCCGGGTGGGTCTTATGGGCGCGGTCGCCAGCGGTGCCCTGAGTGAGGGCGGCAAGGTGATAGGCGTATTGCCCAAGGGGCTGGCGGATCGGGAATTGGCGCACCCGGAACTGACGGAATTGCGGCTGGTGGAAACCATGCACCAGCGCAAGGCGCTGATGTCGGATCTGGCCGACGCCTTTATTGCGTTGCCCGGCGGTGTGGGTACCTTTGAGGAAATTTTTGAAATTTGGTGCTGGGCGCAGTTGGGGATTCACCATAAGCCCTTTGGCCTGCTGAGTATCGACGGCTATTACGACAAGCTGGTGGAGTTTATTCACCAGAGCAGTGATGAGGGTTTTGTACGGCCCGAGTATGTGGACATGCTGATGGTAGAGCGAGAGGCCGAGCAGCTGCTGACGGCTTTTGAGTTCTATCAGCCGCCGGCGGACAAATGGGGCTGA